The genome window ATCGAGAGCTACAACAAAGTATTGGAGTTGAATCCTAATCACTATGGTGCACTTGTAAACATCGGTGACTTCTACTACCAAAAAGCTAACGGTTTCAACCGTGAAGTTGAGAACTTGGTAGACTACACTGGTAAAGTGAAAAACTCTAAGGATAAAGCTAAAGTTGATGCATTGAAAGCTGACTTGATCGATAACGCTACAAAAGCAAAGGATTACTTTACTCAAGCACAATCGAACCAACCAGCTGGCGATTCAAACAACTTCGAATTATTGATCAACCGTGCTGATCGTATGATCAAGAACAACCAATAATTCTTAGCTGATTCTACTTTAGAATCATTAGCAACAAACCCGAACTTATTCGATAAGTTCGGGTTTGTTATTTTTGGGGAGATCATAAGATTTTTTTCAGTAATGAAAAGGAGATCGATTTTGAGCAATACAAACATTTAATCCATGAATATTACTCCTTTGCTATCAAATCCGCTTCAAGCGTATAAAACATACAAATAGAATTCATTACTTTTGCAAGTCGAAAATTTGATCGCCCTAGAAAATAGAGCAATAGAAAATACAGAAACAGTGGTAGATACAGAAATTAAAAAGCGAGACATCCGAAAAGTAAAGTCTGCGGAAATCAAAGCATTTTTGGTTGAAAATGGAGAGAAGGCATTCCGTGTCAAACAAATCAATGAATGGCTATGGAAGAAGTCTGCCCAATCTTTTGAAGATATGACCAACCTTTCAAAAGGAACACGTCAATTATTAGACGATCACTTTTTCTTTTCTCCGATCACGATCAACACCAAACAACAAAGTAATGATGGTACGATCAAATCCACTTTCAAACTTCATGACGAACATCTTGTTGAAGGCGTTTTGATCCCTGTACCTAGTGAGCCAAGAATGACAGCTTGTGTTTCTTCTCAAGTAGGTTGTTCTCTGACCTGTACTTTCTGTGCTACAGGTAAAATGGATAGAATCAGAAATCTTGATCCTGCAGAAATCTATGATCAAGTTGTAGCGATTCATAACCAAGCGGAAAAATACTTTGACAATCCACTCACAAACATTGTGTATATGGGAATGGGAGAACCACTCTTGAACTATGCCAATGTTTTGAAGTCAATTGAATATATCACTTCACCAGAAGGACTTGGAATGTCTCCAAGAAGAATCACGGTTTCTACCGCAGGTATTGCGAAAATGATTAAGAAACTGGGTGATGATGAAGTAAAATTCAACCTTGCACTTTCTTTACATGCTGCAAACGATGTGAAGCGTAATCAAATTATGCCGATCAACGAATCGAATACTTTAGAAGCACTAAGAGAGGCATTAAAATACTACTTCCAAAAAACAAAGAATCCTGTTACTTACGAATATATTGCCTTCAATAAATTCAATGATTCGCTAAAAGATGCGGAAGAGCTTTATCAATTCTGTAAGCACCTTCCTTGTAAAGTGAACATCATTGAGTATAATCCAATTGAAGATGCTGAATTCACGAAATCTGAAGGAGACAGACTAGATAAATTTAGTGAATACCTTCGTAAGAAAGGGGTGAATGTTCACGTCAGAAGAAGTAGAGGAAAAGATATTGATGCGGCATGTGGTCAGCTTGCAAATAAAGACCACGCAGAAAGTGAAATCAAAGACTAAACTAAGAAAATAGTGCAATAATATATTTTCTTAAAAAAGGTGTTTTTGACAAATTTCATTTTCGTACTCAGAATAAATCCCATAAATTTGTTCAATACTGCTTTTCAAGAAATGTACTTGTAAAGCACTTTTTGAGATAAAACAGGAGACATGAATAAAGAAGTAAAAGTTCATAAATTTTTCCTTATCAGTTTGTTTGTCATTTTCATTGACCAACTATCAAAAATCCTTGTCCATAATTACATGGAGATGGGTACTATAGGAGAAATCTATGTATTGGGAGACTGGTTCCGACTACATTATCTACTAAACCCAGGAATGGCTTTCGGGATGGAATTTGACAGCGAGTATGGTAAATTCTTCCTTACAAGTTTCAGAATTTTAGCCTCATGTGGTTTGGGATATGCCATCTACTATATGGCTAAAAAGAAGACTCATCCAGGCTTTCTGATTTGTTTAGCGATGATTATGGGAGGTGCAATTGGTAATGTTATTGATAGTGTGTTTTATGGAGTACTTATCGAAAATAATGCAATTCCAGGCTCACCTACTCCTTGGTTCCACGGTCAAGTAATCGATATGCTTTATTTCCCTATGGTAAAAGGTATTTACCCTACTTGGTTCCCAATGATCGGCGGAAAACCATTCTTGTTCTTCAGCCCTGTTTTCAACATCGCTGATTCAGCAATTTTCTTAGGGGTTGTATTCATTATGATCTTCCAAGGAAAGTTTGCCAAACACGATGAAGAGATGGCGAAACTAGCCTCTGAGTCAGAAAAGAAAGAAGGAATTCACTAAGAATATTTAATATAAAAAAGGGATAGTATTTGAATACTATCCCTTTTTTGTGCCTAAAAATTTACTGATTCCAGATCTCCCAAGCTCCTTCTGCTTGACCGATCAACATCTCATGACCATTTTTAGCTTTAGCTCCTTTATCTAAGCCTTTCTGCATAAACAAAGTCACCTCTGGGTTATATACTAAATCCATTAAGTAATGATCTTCTGTGAGGTACTCATAAGGAATATTCGGAAAAGTATCTTCTTTCGGGTACGTACCTAATGGCGTTGTATTGATGATTAAATGATATTCTCCCATAAGCTCTTCACTCAGCTGATCATAACTCAAGATATCCTCTCCTGCATTTCTACTCACATATTTATGCGGAATATTTCGATCATCCAAAACAGCTCTAATAGCTTTTGAAGCACCTCCAGTTCCAAGAATAAGCGCCTTCATATTATGATGAGGCAAAAACTTATCTAAAGAACGAGCAAAACCAATATAATCTGAATTATAGCCAACTTTCTGACCGTTTTCTTCAAACTTTATTACGTTTACTGCACCAATCCTTTCCGCAGTCTGAGGATCTAGCTTATCTAGAAATTGAATGACTTGTTCTTTGTAAGGAATAGTCACATTCAAGCCCGAAAAATTATTTTCAGAGATCAAATCTTTGAATTCCTCAATCTGAGCAAGTTCATACAACTCGTATTGAGCATCAGTAATGTTTTCTCTTTCATATTTATCTGCAAAATATTTCTTTGAAAAAGAATGTGTCAAAGGATACCCAATCAGTCCATATTTTTTCATATCTAAAAAATAATTAAGCCTATAAATATTTTAACCTACTAGAATTTCTACCATACCATCACTCCAATACTTCTGAGCCATGCGTTGTACATCATCAGCTGTAACCGCATGTATTTCTGAAATGTATTGATCTAGATGCTGATCTGTCAAATGATGAAAATGCTTCAATTTCGCATACTCCATCAATGACACAGGTGTATTGATTGACTTGATGTACTCGCCTGCAATATAGTTTTTCACAAGCTCTAACTCCCCTTCATCTACTTTTTCGTCACAAAGAATCTGAATCTCCTTATAAATTTCTTGGAGTGCTAATTCTCTATCATCTTTTTTCACATCAGCCCCAATTGTCCAATAGCCTGTTTTCTTTGGGAAAGAGCAAGAAGAATGTATTCCGTAAGTCAATCCTTTTTCTTCTCTGATGTTACGCATTAAGCGAGAACCGAAATAACCACCCAATATCTCATTAGCAACTTCAAAAGGAACTTTATCCTCATGCTTAATATCAAAAAGGCGTTTACCAATTCGGATACTAGTCTGAACAGCTTCTTCTTTTTCTATATATTCTTTGCTACCAACCAACGCATCAAAAGAAACTTCTGGTTCTGCAGGTAATGCTTTTTCAATCTTTATTTGCCCCAGCGTACTATTCAGGTCTTCTAAAATTTTCTCATCTACTTTTCCTGCTAAGAAAATTTCAAACGCACTTCCTTTCACTTGCTCATTATAGTGATTAACGGCATAGGATAGCTGATAATTATTAATAAATTCTTCAGAAAGCTCATAAGCCATCGGATGACCTTCTCCAAATAGCTTTTCTCTGAATTTTTGCCCTGCCAAATAGCTATTTTTCTCAAGGTTAATACGATGTCCTTGAATACTTACTTCGCTAATATGCTGGAATTCCTCCTCAGGGAAAGTTGCATCTGCCAGCATTGATGAAACCAAAGCTGTCGATTCTTTTATGAATCGATTTAGGCAATGTAATTCAATAATTAAGGATTGGAAGGAAGCAGAAGTATATACACTTGCTCCAATTTGTTCAAATGCCTCAGCAAGTTCTGCACTTGACTTCTCAGAAGTACCTTCCATTAAAAGTTTAGCACAAAAATGAGCATCCCCTTGATATTTTTCATACGCTCGACCTGCACGGAATAATAGGTGCATAGATGCGATAGACTGATTCCCGGCATTGATAAAATACACAGGTACGCCATTATCTAAAGTGATTTTCTCAGCCTTTTGGATTTCGAAATCTGAAATGGGGAAAGCTTCAGGAGCTATTGCTCTATTCAATGCCATAAATATATGATTAGTAGTTATAAGCCAAAATTGGAGAGAAATACAAAGTCAAACAATTAATTTGATTCGAAGAAATTTCTCATTCTATCAAATTTCTAAAAATTGACTTATTAAAAAAATTACTGAAGGATTTCTTTCTAGCTATAGTTATAAAAAAAGGATAAACTAAGACTAGTTTATCCTTCTGTAGTAGCGGGAACAGGACTCGAACCTGTGACCTTCGGGTTATGAGCCCGACGAGCTACCAACTGCTCCATCCCGCGATATCGCATTACTTCTTTTTGAAAAAGTCTAGTAATTAAAAAGACTTTTAGTAGCGGGAACAGGACTCGAACCTGTGACCTTCGGGTTATGAGCCCGACGAGCTACCAACTGCTCCATCCCGCGATATCGCATTACTTCTTTTTGTGAAAGTCTAGTAATTGAAAAGACTTTTAGTAGCGGGAACAGGACTCGAACCTGTGACCTTCGGGTTATGAGCCCGACGAGCTACCAACTGCTCCATCCCGCGATGTAATTTGCATTAAGAAAATGTGATACCTTTCCGAATTGCGAATGCAAAGGTATAGGTATTTATACGATAATCCAATACCTTTGTTGAAAATAAATGAAATAAATTTGAACAAAGTGTGAAGAATATTGAAAACACAATGTTAAATGACTAGTTTTCAATCTCTTTTAAATATTTCAAGAATATGGCAAATCACAAAGCAGGTTTTGTAAGTATCGTCGGTAAACCTAATGTAGGTAAATCTACCTTGATGAATCAGCTCGTTGGCGAAAAACTTTCGATAATTACCTCTAAAGCACAAACAACTCGTCATCGAATTATGGGAATCATCAATGACGACGATTATCAAGTGGTTTATTCGGATACTCCAGGAATCATTCAGCCAAAATATAAATTGCACGAATCGATGATGGGCTTTGTGAACAGTTCACTAGATGATGCAGACTTGGTTCTTTTTGTGACTGATATTTATGAAAAATATGACGAAGAGGATGTTATCAAAAAACTCCGTTCAATGGACGTTCCAATCGTTCTATTGATCAACAAGATTGACCAAGCTGATCAAGAAAAAGTATTAGCCAAGATTGAAGAGTGGAAAGATATTCTTCCTGTAAAAGAAATCATTCCGATCTCTGCACTTCACAAATTCAATACAAAGGATTTGTTGAACACGATCTTGAACTACATGCCTGAACATGAACCTTTCTTCCCTAAGGACGAATTGACGGATAAACCTGCTCGTTTCTTCGTTTCAGAAATTGTAAGAGAGAAAATCTTCATGACTTACAAAAAAGAGATTCCATACAGTACAGAAGTAATTGTACAATCTTTTAAAGAGGAAGATGATATCATCCGCATTATGGTCGATATTTTAGTTGAAAGAGACTCTCAAAAGGGTATTTTGATTGGTAACAAAGGAATTAAACTGAAACACGTAGGGATTGATTCTAGAAAAGATATTGAAGCTTTCTTCGGTAAAAAAGTGCACATCACTACTTACGTTAAAGTCGATCCGAACTGGAGAGAAAATGCGCGTAAGTTGAGAGAATATGGATACGGAAAAGAGTAGCTTTAAATACTAATAACTATAAAAATAAAAGTCACTAGAATCTGCTTCTAGTGACTTTTATTTTTTCCTGCATACAAGAAAAGCCCCACCAAAAGGTGAGGCTTCCTTGGGATTTTGGGCTCAAATATTATTCTACTATCATTCTCTTAGCAAATTGTTTATCACCAACAGTAAGTATATAGAAATATAATCCTGTTTGCAATCCATCTTTACTAACCTCTACTTGATAGTCACCTGGTAGCGCTTCTTCTGAAACCACTTCTTTCACAAATTGACCTTGTGCAGAATACAATCTCAATGAAACTTGTGTTTTCTCAGAAATTGAGTATTCAATTGAAGTTGATGTTGTGAATGGGTTTGGAGCATTTTGCTTCAATACCGATGCTTCTAATACATCATCTACACTAGTAATCACATCAAGACTGAATGATGCTTCTACAGAACCACCTCTTCCATCTTCAGCTGTAATACTTACAGTACCACTTGCAATTTCATTTACCATTACCATCAATAGATCACCTGAGAATGCTAATGTCAGGCTACTTACTTCTGTTTCGGCAAAATAAACAAGTTCATCGCCATCGATATCTTCAAAATACATTGATAGATCAAATGTATGTACTGAAGGTACTTCTGAAGTTGCGATGTTAGGAAGATCATTCGTAGATGTTGGTAATGTGTTAGAATGAACATTTAGTTCTAACGCTGTCACACCACCTTTCTCATCATTTGCTGTTACGATTACTTCAGCATCTGTTGCTGCAATCGAAGATACAAATAACGAATCTCCATCGATGTTTGCTACAAGTACTGAATCTGTTGTCGACACGTCAAATACTAATGCATCAGCATCTACATCAGTAAACAAGTCCTCTAACTTAAATGCCGTTGTGGTCACATTTGGCACTAGGTTGATTAACTCTTGAGCAACACCTTCCGGACTGTGGTTTGTTATGATCACAAAAGACGCGCTTAGTGTACCACCTCTAGTATCTTCAACGTCAATTTGAACTGTACCATTAACTTCATCCTCTATAGTTAACATCAAGTTGCCTCCATCTAAATATGTTGACAAACCTTCCATTTCTTCTGAAATAACCATTGTCATATCATCGCCGTCTGCATCTGAAATATGTGCATGAAGATCAATTACATGATACGTAGGGATTTCATTCAAAATGATTGTATCTATAGCTACAAATGAAGGTGCTGTATTCGCATGTACACCAAAAGACATGACTACATCTCTACTTCTACCATCATTAGCTACTAATGTAACCTCAGCGTCTGTTGCAGCTGTTGCATTTATCGATAATGAATCATTACTAATCGTTGCAATTACTAACTCATCTGATGATTCTACATTAAATGTCAATACATCATCATCTGCATCCGTAAATACTGATGCTAAATCGTAAACCACAACTTCTTGATTAGGAATTATCTCTAATTGCTCAAGTTGAACAAACTCTGGCAAGTTGTTAGACTCATCAATAACTTCTATATCAAAAGTAACAGCTACCCATTCTTCTGATTTACCGTCATTTGCCATCAAAGTGATCGTAGAAACACCTCCAGCTAATGGACTAACAGCAAGGTAATTATTATTAAAGTCAAGCTCAGCAACTAACTTACTTGAGTCACTTACTTCTAGAGCCATCTCTAATTCATCACCATCGTAATCATAGAAGACATTGAAGATTCCAATTAGATTTTCTCCTCCAGCAAGGCTGATCACTTGATTTTCTGGATACTCTAGTACCATTGGTAAAGAATTTACTCCAGTATAGATAACAGTAACGTTAAATACCTCTGTTGCAATACCGCCTTTACCGTCAGTTGCAGTAAGAGTCACTTCTGAATCACCAATTCTTTGTGGTGAAATACGTAACTCGTCACCATCAAGTGAAACCATAGCGATAGCTTCATCTGAAGACTCTACTGAAACTGTTAGTCTATCGTAATCTTCATCTGTAAATACATCGCTAATATCTAGGTAGTAAGTACCTTCATAAAGATCAACATCCATGTCATCAATTGAAGTAGCAACCATTGGTGCTGCATTTTCTCCATCGAAAATTACTGTTGTTGTGAACATGACTTCAACAACTCCTCCAAATGGATCAGACACACTAACTAGAATCTCAGCAGAACCAATATGATGTGGCGTCACAACTAGTAGTCCTGCGACAATCTCTACCTCAGCTACTTCTTCATCCGAAGATGTAACTTCAAAGAATAATTCGTCTTCATCGACAAACATAGCTTCCAATGATGCAGAGATGAATGGCGAACCTTCATAATTCAGTTCAACATCATCTAATGTACCTATAAATTCTGGTGCATCATTTTCACCTGTATATTCAATAACTAGATCAACTGTTGTTTCTACTAAGCCGTCTTCAGGGTCTAAAGCTACAACTCTTACAGATGTAGTATCAACTGCATTAGGAGTTACATAGAAACCTGAATCAACTTCCATTACAGTAGCTGCCCAAGAATTTTCAATCTCAGCATATACTATAATCACTTCTTCAGAATCTGCATCAGTAAACACTTCTGACATGTCTACAAAGTGATACTCTTCTTCTAAATCAACAAATACAGTATCTAAAGGATTAGCAACTACTGGTAAAGAGTTTATTACTTCAAACTCCACAGGAATAATTGTTGATGGCAAGTTTGGATCATTGGTAGTCAATAACAATTCAGTACCATAAGAACCTTTAGGAAGTCCTTCTGAGTTGAATGATACACGAACTCTTTCTTCACCTAAAGCATCTACACTTCCGTTTAATGTATCCAATGACAACCATGAATCATCCGCAATTTCAATATCCCACTCCAACGAGGTTGACTCTCCTAGGTTACGAATAGTAATAACCTCAGAACGTACTTCATTGGTTGGTTGTTTTGATTCTAATTCTCCAGGAAGTACCACTGCATACACATCAGGAGTTCTAACTGAAGCGATCAAGCTTACTGATACATCCGAAGCATTTGAGAATATTGTTAAGGTCTCATCTAATGAACCTACTTCTGCAGGATTTAAACTAACTGTCAATTCTACTTCTTCACCGATCTCTAAAGCCATAGGGTATCCCACTACTGAGAATACACTTGAACTCGTAGAAATTGAATCAATTAGTAAGACTGCATCTCCATCATTTAGAATACTAAATGTAGCTTCAGGAGAATCAAAAATAAATGGATTACCAAAATCAAGCTCATAGTCACTCAATACTACGAATGGCTCGTTTCCACTTACAGTAAGCGTTACTGGCACTTCAAAGATAGAACTTACAGGATCATTACTGTTAATTACTAGAGCTGATTCAAAAGTGCCATTTGGCATATCTGATGCATCTAATGTTAAAGTCACATCTTGTGAATCGCCTGGTGCAATTACACCTTCTTCTATACTAGCAGAAACAAATGACTGCCCTGCCGATGGGAATGCTAACCAAGAAACTTGCATTGATCCACCTGGTGCAGAATCACCTAAGTAACCTACTAAACCTGTGTTACCCGTATTCAAATCAACAACTCTAAGTTCTGGTAGGAAAGTATCATAGTTGAAGGCAGACATCCATACAATACCTGTAGTAGGATCCCATGCCATTCCTTGACCAAAGTTTGCATCAAAACCGATATAACCAATATCTGTCAGTTGAGCAGTTGCTTTGTCAATTCCATAAAGCATATCATTGACAATATCATAACCGTACAACTCACCATCTCCTGTTGCTGTAATAGAGATCATTAAATATGTCTCAGAATAATCTCCGATATACTCTGCTACATAAAGTCCATTCTCATCAACAAGTTCATAAAGTGCTGTTGCTGTAGAAGCATAAATAGCTTTGGATGTAGGATCAATTGTAATACCAGTCCAATCACCCATTCCTAATAACCAAGTATTGATCAACGTTCCTTCTTGTCCTTCCACTAAAGAGTATTCATACAACTCTCCA of Sediminitomix flava contains these proteins:
- the rlmN gene encoding 23S rRNA (adenine(2503)-C(2))-methyltransferase RlmN, with product MVDTEIKKRDIRKVKSAEIKAFLVENGEKAFRVKQINEWLWKKSAQSFEDMTNLSKGTRQLLDDHFFFSPITINTKQQSNDGTIKSTFKLHDEHLVEGVLIPVPSEPRMTACVSSQVGCSLTCTFCATGKMDRIRNLDPAEIYDQVVAIHNQAEKYFDNPLTNIVYMGMGEPLLNYANVLKSIEYITSPEGLGMSPRRITVSTAGIAKMIKKLGDDEVKFNLALSLHAANDVKRNQIMPINESNTLEALREALKYYFQKTKNPVTYEYIAFNKFNDSLKDAEELYQFCKHLPCKVNIIEYNPIEDAEFTKSEGDRLDKFSEYLRKKGVNVHVRRSRGKDIDAACGQLANKDHAESEIKD
- a CDS encoding lipoprotein signal peptidase, with translation MNKEVKVHKFFLISLFVIFIDQLSKILVHNYMEMGTIGEIYVLGDWFRLHYLLNPGMAFGMEFDSEYGKFFLTSFRILASCGLGYAIYYMAKKKTHPGFLICLAMIMGGAIGNVIDSVFYGVLIENNAIPGSPTPWFHGQVIDMLYFPMVKGIYPTWFPMIGGKPFLFFSPVFNIADSAIFLGVVFIMIFQGKFAKHDEEMAKLASESEKKEGIH
- a CDS encoding shikimate dehydrogenase family protein, encoding MKKYGLIGYPLTHSFSKKYFADKYERENITDAQYELYELAQIEEFKDLISENNFSGLNVTIPYKEQVIQFLDKLDPQTAERIGAVNVIKFEENGQKVGYNSDYIGFARSLDKFLPHHNMKALILGTGGASKAIRAVLDDRNIPHKYVSRNAGEDILSYDQLSEELMGEYHLIINTTPLGTYPKEDTFPNIPYEYLTEDHYLMDLVYNPEVTLFMQKGLDKGAKAKNGHEMLIGQAEGAWEIWNQ
- a CDS encoding M16 family metallopeptidase, which translates into the protein MALNRAIAPEAFPISDFEIQKAEKITLDNGVPVYFINAGNQSIASMHLLFRAGRAYEKYQGDAHFCAKLLMEGTSEKSSAELAEAFEQIGASVYTSASFQSLIIELHCLNRFIKESTALVSSMLADATFPEEEFQHISEVSIQGHRINLEKNSYLAGQKFREKLFGEGHPMAYELSEEFINNYQLSYAVNHYNEQVKGSAFEIFLAGKVDEKILEDLNSTLGQIKIEKALPAEPEVSFDALVGSKEYIEKEEAVQTSIRIGKRLFDIKHEDKVPFEVANEILGGYFGSRLMRNIREEKGLTYGIHSSCSFPKKTGYWTIGADVKKDDRELALQEIYKEIQILCDEKVDEGELELVKNYIAGEYIKSINTPVSLMEYAKLKHFHHLTDQHLDQYISEIHAVTADDVQRMAQKYWSDGMVEILVG
- the era gene encoding GTPase Era, with translation MANHKAGFVSIVGKPNVGKSTLMNQLVGEKLSIITSKAQTTRHRIMGIINDDDYQVVYSDTPGIIQPKYKLHESMMGFVNSSLDDADLVLFVTDIYEKYDEEDVIKKLRSMDVPIVLLINKIDQADQEKVLAKIEEWKDILPVKEIIPISALHKFNTKDLLNTILNYMPEHEPFFPKDELTDKPARFFVSEIVREKIFMTYKKEIPYSTEVIVQSFKEEDDIIRIMVDILVERDSQKGILIGNKGIKLKHVGIDSRKDIEAFFGKKVHITTYVKVDPNWRENARKLREYGYGKE